In Hemibagrus wyckioides isolate EC202008001 linkage group LG12, SWU_Hwy_1.0, whole genome shotgun sequence, the genomic stretch TATGATGTCAAATTAACTTGTAATAACATTTTGGTCCAAgttatataattcatttattatagcAATAACAACAAGGCATTAGAAAAATCTTCAATAGGTAATTGTCAGTTAAGGATTGCTAAAACAGATGCAAATACAGAATGAATTGGTAGACAAATCTGAAACAGTGTCCAGAAATGTAATCCAAGAATAGGTAGAAGTCAGGCAATTAGCAACCATCAAAAGTTGGTGACTGTCAGTGTGAGGTCTGTGATTGTAGGCAGGGAGTAAAAAACAGCCCTGGATTTTCTCACAAATAGGTCCCACCACAACTACAAACAGCTGCTACTATCTCACAATACAGCAGTCAATGTATCACATTAATGGCAAATAACATCACAAAACCCATGATGactgaaataattttattactGTATGAATTAAAATATGGAGTCTCTACATTGCCctttagtgtgtgattgcgtgagtgaatgagtgtgtgtgtgtgtgtgtgtgccctgtgatgggttggcactctgtctaAAGTTTATCCTgtcttgatgcccgatgacacctgagataggcacaggctcctcatgacccgaggatagatcggataagcgttacggacaatgaaaaaaaatgaatgaaaatactTGAAATCTACAtaaaaagagcagaaaacaaaaatgtatatttgACATAATGATATACATAAGCCTAGAATCTAGAAACCTGAAACAACAGAACTATTCTACAATTTGAGTattcataagtgtgtgtgtgtgtgtgtgtgtgtgtgtctatgccatctgtgtttctgtgtgtctgcatTTAAGGTTTGGTGGAATTAAAAGCCTCTTCAACAGGTCACTTTTCTCAGCAACTCGGTCTATGACAGTTTCACTGTCAAGGAAAATGAGAATGTCTTTCTCTGTGGCCATGAGCATAAATGCTTACAAGTGTTCCTGGGAATTAGCGCTCTTAAGGCAATTATTGATGAATTTTAAGATGGACAAACGTCTCTCACAAGCTACCAGAGTCAGCAGAAATGTGTATGTCATTCCAATTTTGTGATAGGTATCAGTCAGGAGGTTGTACCTTGTGAGGAGCTGATAGCTACAGGTTGGAGAGTTTTTACAGGCCTTGCAGGTGCTATTTTGTATTTCTCCCTCCTCCCATTCACCAGAATTATCCTCTGCTGTCCTGACCTTGTACTCTTCAAGTACAGAAGTCTTGGCCACTGGACTGCAAGGCACTTTAACTCATTTTGCAAATGGTCAAGAGTTGCCCTGTTGTCAAATTTGAGCAAGCATTTACACAGTTCAGTGCAGAATCAGGCAAGCCTGATGAAGAAAATCCAGGATAGCCAAGTCTGCATAGAGGAAACCATGAGTTAAAAAGCATCAATGGATGCTCTCTGTGGCTGTGTTTATGATCTGGTTATGTACCTTGGCTTCATAAGCATTGTTTGCATCTATAAAGCTCTCATTACTTGCCATTTCACCAggcttcttctttcttttgcaTTTCTCTGCAAGTGTTTCCTCCTCTTCAAGTTCACATTCCTCTTCAGACATGAGTTCTGCATTTGCCCACTTAACAAAATTATCTGTAGCTATCTTCACAGACGCAAAATCTCTATTAATGTTCTTTAGAGCATCTTGAGTGCTTAGAACCATTCGGTGAGCAGATAAGATGTCAATACCATTCGTCTGTAAGTATTTTGACAGTGGTGTTGTGACTTCAAAAATTCTGAGGAAAAGCTGATCAAAATTGTCTCATACCTCATTAAAGCCTCTAAAAGCACTCTGCTTTGACACATTGTTGTTTTGTGATTTCACTGGCCTTTAAGGGTTTTCAGTGTCTTCAGCACATCAGTTTAGACACACCAAGGACCCAAAGATCCTCTTCAGTGCAGCATATTTCTCCAATAATGAAAAGGCGCTTGTGCCGACTTCCCTGCTCCTACACATTCATCCTTTGGTATGAGTCACAAAAGAAGATGGCAATATCATTAACTAATGAGAAGAGGGACCAACTGGAAATGGCCACTTCTGTTGTGTCAGCCAGAACTACGTTTAGGACATGTGCATAACACCACACATGCACTTGATTTGGTGCTTTGGAAGACAGCAAGTTGGAAAAACCTCTGTATTTGCCTTGCATATTTGATGCACCATCGGTGGCATTACTGATGTAGTTACTGATTTCCAAATTGGATTTTTCCATCACATTTGTGAGCATCTGAACAAAATATTGCCCATTGGATGCTTCACACTTCACCATTGCAAATTGCCTTTTCTGGACTGTGTCTTTGATGAACAATAGAGCACTGCTCATGAGATGTAATGTCTTGGATTGTGTCAATCTGCACAGAATACATCCCAGCTTCAGTAACTTCTTTCGCAATGGTTTCCTGAAtaagctgctgcactgtagaaatAACCTTGTTGACTGTTGTTTTTGACAAAAATGTCAGAAGAGATCTTTGAACTTTGTTTTGTGTCTGATGCATCTTCTTATTTTTCTCTATGCACTCTGTGAGATGTTCCTTCATGCACACATCATATTTTCCAAGTAAAACGAACAACTCTAAAAAGTTCCCATGATCAATGCTGTTGTCCTCCAGGGTGTAAGCAGCTTCAGACTGTGTCCCTCTGTAGCTACAGTAAGTCCTCTCTTGCCAATAAGCttcactatatcaacaacaTGTTCAAACACCTGCCGTCTCTTCTGTATATCTCTGTAGGATGCTATTTGGGGACCATGTAGCAAACTGGCTATATCAGCTTTTGATGCTCTTAAAAATAGGCTTCTGCACAAACTCCGTAAATGTTGCTCCTTTCATGGTCCTCTACTCTTTGGCTGATATGCTTCCAGTCCTGCATCCCACTTATGAAGGGACTACTTTCATTTGGCTTGGCAAAtgttaaacacactgaacaatacAATGTATGATTCTCCTCACAGTATATGATTGGTGCCATCTTTACTATTGAATACTCTCTGCAGAGACAaatttttagtttttgttaagaATGGTAAGAGAAACATTTCTCGAGCATGTGACTGTCTGACTTTGGACTTTGGAAATATTGAGAGCAATCATTTCAGATATTATATGTATTACTATATATTCTTCTATAGCCTAATCTTATAACATTTTCAATGTTATGGAAAGCAAACACATTGTTTAGGTTTATTTTCAAACAaaattgtttgtgtgatgttatcTCAACCTTGGGGAGAATTACAGCCTATGTTAGGGAATAATTtagggaataatttaatacacattcatggaaaaatctattaaatatattaaaatgcaagtcagtgattcagatcactgctgtttaggccagcagagaaggccttgatggccctgatggcccaccactgctaTAATGAGAGAGGAAGGCAAAGGTAACCTGATGTAACTGTCCTGACAAGTGACTCACCAGAACCACTGGCTCAGGAGcaactgctgctctctctccctcatcagGCTCAATATTAGGGGTATTGATGCCTGCAGTTGCATTGCTGCCTGCAGCACCACAGCCAAAcatctcctttattttttttgcattttgtagCATCGGTATCTAAGGACttcacttttttcttcttttagcTTCTACCAACTGCCTTTATCTTTACACTTCTTGCTTGCCATCATGAGCCCACTTTCCTTTGCGTCAATTTCAGTTTATTATAAGCAAAAAAAGATTGCACTGGCACCCCCTTTTGTCACCCATCAATGTCACTTAATCTGACACTTTTTCATTGATGATGAACCAGCCAGGCCGTTCTGGGCTTctccagaaagtccagattgCCAGTCCACCCCTTGGTTGTAGGGGTGTGTAATCTTgggcagccatgtttgtaggctgtaGTGTGTTCTGGGAAATGCAGTTGTTGGTGAGTGAGGGAGTTAACTTGAGagtaaaaagcaacacaaaggTAAAAcatataatgtaattatttctgTAGGAGCATAACACAGAATCATCTATAGTATAATATGAATATAGAACATTAATTGATAAATTGTAGCAGCTCTATGTTTCCCTATCTATCTTTCACTCCTGCATATTAAGAGCATAAAAACACAATGTAATGCACATGAAATCCATCAATGCATCGTTGAACCAAAGCTGTTGGGTGTTTCATGCATCTAATAAAACCCtgcactttttctctctctaattATTGTAGCCATTAACCATGATAAACTGGGACatcttgaggaaaaaaatataaatatttgtactATCTTTATGCTTATTTTGGTATAGCAAAATATCATATTAATGCATCTAGAACATGTGGAATATATTACTCATGATAATGTTATAGCTATATGAAGAAAAATAGCCAAAGCAAAGCCATgctatatacagtatgcatAAATGTTCTCTATTGTCTGATTACCTAACTGATTTTTTCTTCATCTCATCCTGGAAAAAAGCAAATCAAAACCAGGGACAATGTGAGAAAGGATGGAAGTCTCTTGGTTTAAAGTGTTACTACTTCACCACTGTTGAACTCAACTGGGCACAGAGTCGAGATTATTGTGTGAAGAAAGGAGGCCACCTGGTGATTATAACCAGCCAAACTGAACAGGTTTGTAGGATTGTAGAGCTTCTCTTTCCAGtctttcaaataaaatgtaattattggtCTCTATTCCACTTGCAGTGGTTAAAGGTATTAGCTATGTATGATGTATGTTGTTTTCTACATTAGGATTTTGTAGTTTCTCAAATTAGAAAAACACACTGGATTGGCTTGCATGACTTGGAGACTGAGGGACAGTGGATGTGGGTGAACAACCAGCCCTTAAACGAGACGGGTGTAACGTAAGAACTGTGTTCACTCATACAGTTTGTAAACTCATTTTACTGTTCTTTTCAAAGATCTGCTATGCTCAAGCAATGCATATACAAATTGTTCCATGaaattaataaattgtttaataaaCTAATTACAGTCTTTATTCTATGAAGGTTCTGGTATAGCGCTCCAGGGAGACCAGATGAGCCTGATAACTGGAAAGAGGAGGACACTGCTGGAGAGAACTGTGCTGCTCTGGGTCATGAGTTTGGTGAGACAGATAAATGGTTTGATGCTTCGTGTCGTAATTTGAAACAATTCatctgtgaaaaataaaataccacTTTTTCACTCACATTTGTGTAAATATCagctttacattttacattcataTCACTTTTTGGAGAAGAGCAAATCTTTTACATACTctgtaatattttacatatttccaCATGCTCAGATCTACTGCcttttaacctttattttaacAGTTGTCAAAAAATCTAAAAGATATCGTAAAGATCAAAGaaagagtgtatacagtataccTACAGTATACCGTAAACTATATACAGGTTATACATACAACTCTTCATACATTGTagcagaaaaaaatgccaaCTTATTGACAACTTcagttatttcattttttaattccaCTTCAATGATTAAAGTGCTATTGCTAAGCAGTTAGCTCCTTGGCTAGCGTAGctacataataataattgagATCCATAGGCGTTGGTGTTTTTTCAAAACCATGCTACAAACATGTATTTCTATtctaaagttttcttttttcatacTCATTTTTTCatactcattattattatcatcatcatcattattattattaatagagaACATCATTCTccaaaaatatattcattatttttaatttataaataaccCAATATTGTTTAACAGATCGATAGGTTCTCCTTTaatttgtgtttcttttgtatGTACTAATGCtatgaatatttaatgataATTGAGTAGTGTGCATTTTATGTTAGCTAAAACTGAATGTAATGTTAAGTTGcatatatgaatgaataaaaatgtagatggcttgaaaatgtgtgtttttcgtTTTACTATGTCAGCAGTCCAGTTCCAGTTTCAGTGTAGGCATATTGGGTTAAGGAGGGTAACAGAGGATGGGTAATAATGGTTTTGTTCACCCTTTCATAAGAACAGCCTTACACTTCAGTATTTGATGCAGTATTGGATTTGATTGAGCAGCTGAAATAAGGCAATAACATGTTGGTCAGGTTAAAacacactgcatgattttagccctgattttaaGTCGCCGACATGTTTTCCGATATCACTGACAATTGTCCAAAGGCAGAAGGCAAATCagagcagaaaagttacaagcACCTCATGGGCCTCCCAATACATGCATTCAAGCAGGCACAGCCCTTGCTGCTCATTGAAGCAGATCACCCTCACTTGATTACTCATGTTAGGTTAGGACCCCCAGGAGCCCAGCAGCCCTGAAGACATGATTAGGGTGGACGTTACAAGGCTCCACTAGACTTGTTGAGCAGTCCATTTGGCCAcagcagtgtttattgtatatactCAACCATTCCCAATGTGGCAGAGCTCATCAAGAGCGTCGAGAAACTGTGGCAAGTAGATGTACTTCCCTTCAGGAATGAGAAAGAGGTCACCAGGTCATGACAAGACCAAGAGGCTGTTAATATGCTTGAATCAAAGACCACCTGTGTTAAAGTGGACAGACAGTCTTATGTTATGCCACCCCGCTGCTTAGGCACAAAGATATGCCCCTTTTCCAAGCCACAAAGGAAATGGTACTGCCTAGCCTCCGGAACAGAGACTGGTGCCTTGCTAAAGACCCAGAGCAAGCCAAGTCAAACAATGCTGAAATTCAGAACTCAGGCCATAGTCGTTAAGAAGCTGAAATTACATGAGGTGACACAGTCAGTGGAATCGTGGTAGCCTATAGTCCACACCACATGGTGACCCACAATAATAAGAAGTGCTTTGTGTTTAACTGTTCTTACCAGTACCGAGGTCTGAATCTAAATGAGGGGCTGTTACCTGGACCCACCTTAGGACCCTTACTCCTGGGAGTGCTGTTATGATTCTAAGAGCATAGTGTAGCCATAAGTGGTGACGTGAAAGCCATGTTCCACCAGGTCTGCCTGCTCCCTGAAGATCATCCTGTTCTGAGATTTG encodes the following:
- the LOC131362497 gene encoding asialoglycoprotein receptor 2-like; this encodes MSFELGKMDTSEIYHSLSDISAYTELKDKKKPGKILTSAVGLILILSALLALCAVGILYHNKVVSYDILSEQYANVTATLMTHEHKAKETEKLHEALKVELQQVQQDLAACSANQNQGQCEKGWKSLGLKCYYFTTVELNWAQSRDYCVKKGGHLVIITSQTEQDFVVSQIRKTHWIGLHDLETEGQWMWVNNQPLNETGVTFWYSAPGRPDEPDNWKEEDTAGENCAALGHEFGETDKWFDASCRNLKQFICEK